One genomic segment of Intestinimonas butyriciproducens includes these proteins:
- a CDS encoding bifunctional metallophosphatase/5'-nucleotidase, whose amino-acid sequence MRFLRRPLAFALSMLILLGFLFSQASAAETEKRLTILFTHDTHDHFLPMPAEGGGEYGGYTRLAALLKAERAAAQTPVVTLDAGDFSMGSLFQTIYATDAPELRVLGAMGYDVTTLGNHEFDYRAQGLADMLRAAADSGDICPAIVQANYKPPESDAGTWQAWERYGISDYTVVERGGLRVAVFGVLGVDADECAPMSGMEFEPIAEAAKRVVAEIQAEADADFVICLSHSGTDEKGKGEDYALAKAVPGIDVIISGHTHSTTQTPIQTGGAQIVSCGEYAQNLGALTIRRGGEGEAVTVEDYRLIPVDETVPDDPAMAALAGTFQKRVEETYLADYGLGFEEVLARTPFDFTPIRQFGQTQGEDALGNLIADAYIHAVKAAEGADYVPVDFAVVAAGVVRGSFAAGEITVSDAFQVSSLGSGGDGTPGYPLISVYITGRELRDTFEVDASVTPLMSAAQLYGAGMTWTFNPHRMLFDKVTDCAQVLEDGRTVPLEDDRLYRVVTGLYSGQMLGAVNDKSFGLLTITPKDEQGVPVTDFEARILHNADGTEVKEWYALASYLQSMGMVDARYAAPEGRKVVNASWNPIALLKNPGGTTIFALLLALAAVLIVILALRRLLGRRPRSGGYRNYRGRRR is encoded by the coding sequence ATGCGGTTTCTTCGCCGCCCCTTGGCTTTTGCGCTGAGCATGCTCATACTTCTGGGATTCTTGTTCAGCCAAGCATCCGCCGCCGAGACGGAAAAGCGCCTGACCATCCTGTTCACCCACGACACGCACGATCACTTTTTGCCCATGCCCGCCGAAGGGGGCGGGGAGTACGGGGGCTATACCCGCCTGGCCGCGCTTTTGAAGGCCGAACGGGCTGCGGCGCAGACGCCGGTGGTCACGCTGGACGCCGGGGACTTCTCCATGGGCTCCCTGTTCCAGACCATATACGCCACGGATGCCCCGGAATTGCGGGTGCTGGGCGCCATGGGGTATGACGTGACGACGCTGGGAAACCATGAGTTTGACTACCGGGCGCAGGGCCTTGCCGATATGCTGCGCGCGGCTGCGGACAGCGGGGATATCTGCCCCGCCATCGTGCAGGCCAACTATAAGCCGCCGGAGAGCGACGCCGGCACCTGGCAGGCATGGGAGCGATATGGGATCTCGGATTATACGGTTGTGGAGCGGGGCGGTCTGCGGGTCGCCGTCTTTGGAGTCCTGGGTGTGGATGCCGACGAGTGTGCGCCTATGTCGGGCATGGAGTTCGAGCCCATCGCCGAGGCCGCCAAACGGGTGGTGGCGGAGATCCAAGCGGAGGCGGATGCCGATTTTGTGATCTGCCTTTCCCACAGCGGCACCGACGAGAAAGGAAAGGGAGAGGACTACGCGCTGGCAAAGGCGGTCCCCGGCATCGACGTCATCATCTCCGGGCACACCCACTCCACAACACAGACGCCCATTCAGACAGGTGGCGCACAGATCGTCTCCTGCGGCGAGTATGCCCAGAACCTCGGGGCGCTTACCATCCGCCGGGGCGGAGAGGGAGAGGCGGTGACGGTAGAGGATTATCGCCTGATCCCCGTAGATGAGACGGTCCCGGACGACCCGGCCATGGCCGCGCTGGCCGGGACCTTTCAAAAGCGGGTGGAGGAGACCTATCTGGCCGACTACGGCCTGGGGTTTGAGGAAGTGCTGGCAAGGACCCCCTTTGATTTTACCCCCATCCGTCAGTTCGGCCAGACGCAGGGAGAGGACGCCCTGGGGAATCTGATCGCGGACGCCTACATCCATGCGGTCAAGGCCGCGGAAGGCGCGGATTATGTGCCTGTGGACTTCGCGGTGGTGGCCGCCGGCGTGGTCCGGGGTTCTTTTGCCGCTGGAGAGATTACGGTGTCCGATGCCTTCCAGGTCTCCTCGCTGGGGTCCGGGGGAGACGGAACGCCGGGATATCCTCTGATCTCGGTCTATATCACCGGGCGGGAGTTGCGGGACACCTTTGAGGTGGACGCCTCGGTGACGCCGCTGATGTCCGCCGCGCAGCTTTACGGCGCGGGGATGACCTGGACCTTCAACCCCCACCGGATGCTGTTTGACAAGGTGACGGACTGTGCCCAGGTGCTGGAGGATGGACGCACGGTCCCGCTGGAGGACGACAGGCTCTATCGGGTGGTCACCGGACTCTATTCGGGTCAGATGCTGGGGGCGGTGAACGACAAGAGCTTCGGGCTCCTCACCATCACGCCCAAGGATGAGCAGGGAGTCCCGGTGACGGACTTCGAGGCGCGGATCCTCCACAATGCCGACGGCACCGAGGTGAAGGAGTGGTATGCCCTGGCGTCCTATCTCCAGTCCATGGGGATGGTGGACGCCCGGTACGCGGCGCCAGAGGGGCGCAAGGTGGTAAACGCCTCCTGGAACCCCATTGCGCTGCTGAAAAACCCCGGCGGGACGACCATTTTTGCGCTGCTTCTGGCGCTGGCAGCGGTCCTGATCGTGATCTTGGCGCTGAGAAGGCTCCTGGGGCGGAGACCGCGGAGCGGCGGATACCGGAACTATCGCGGAAGGAGAAGGTAG
- a CDS encoding ANTAR domain-containing response regulator: protein MEMDKVIVAFESPKSCERVREIIESSGTAACIICRSAAEVKRTVSKHHISTVVCGFKLPDESAQSLFEDLPPNCAMLMVAVQGMLDLCQNDDIFLLASPVSRGDLVASVRMLIQMGHRLEKFVRPQRSEEEMALIDEAKSLLMERHGMTEEQAHRFLQKKSMDSGAKMVQTAKLVLGGQ from the coding sequence ATGGAAATGGACAAAGTCATTGTGGCCTTTGAAAGCCCCAAAAGCTGTGAACGGGTCCGTGAGATCATCGAGAGCAGCGGGACGGCCGCATGTATCATCTGCCGCTCGGCTGCTGAGGTCAAGCGGACTGTGAGCAAGCATCACATCAGCACCGTGGTCTGCGGATTCAAACTCCCGGATGAGTCGGCTCAAAGCCTGTTCGAGGACTTGCCGCCCAACTGCGCGATGCTGATGGTGGCGGTCCAGGGAATGCTGGATCTGTGCCAGAACGACGATATTTTCTTGCTGGCCTCTCCGGTGAGCCGGGGCGATCTTGTGGCGTCGGTGCGGATGCTCATCCAGATGGGGCACCGGCTGGAGAAGTTCGTCCGTCCGCAGCGCTCGGAAGAGGAAATGGCCCTGATCGACGAGGCAAAGTCCCTCCTGATGGAGCGTCACGGCATGACAGAGGAGCAGGCCCATCGTTTTCTGCAAAAAAAGAGCATGGACTCCGGGGCCAAAATGGTCCAGACCGCAAAGCTGGTATTAGGCGGGCAGTGA
- the gatC gene encoding Asp-tRNA(Asn)/Glu-tRNA(Gln) amidotransferase subunit GatC — translation MKITEEMVDTISALSRLKLPEEEKVRMAGELERILEYVEVLNTLDTAAVEPMSHVFPVKNVFRADVVEPSADRRDLLRNAPIPDEEAFLVPKTVE, via the coding sequence ATGAAGATTACCGAAGAGATGGTGGATACGATCTCGGCGCTGTCCCGGCTCAAGCTCCCGGAGGAGGAGAAGGTCCGTATGGCCGGAGAGCTGGAACGGATCCTGGAATATGTGGAGGTGCTCAATACTTTGGACACCGCCGCGGTGGAGCCCATGAGCCATGTGTTCCCGGTAAAGAACGTGTTCCGGGCCGACGTGGTGGAGCCCTCGGCGGACCGGAGGGATCTGCTCAGAAACGCGCCGATACCGGATGAAGAGGCTTTTTTGGTACCCAAGACTGTGGAGTGA
- the purF gene encoding amidophosphoribosyltransferase translates to MSIHEECGVFGIYDPNGGCARTAYYGLYALQHRGQEAAGIATINDRELSYHKDLGLVGDVFDDETLERLNGTMAVGHVRYATTGGGRRENAQPLTLKYVKGTLAVAHNGNLVNTPELRTGFEYKGAIFQTTTDSEIIAYAIAQERLRCPSVEEAVCRAMEGLRGAFSLIVMSPRKLVAARDPWGFRPLCMGRRGDAVVFASESCALDAVDAVYEREIEPGEIAVVEDGKVRFIRENCEGATSHMCIFEYIYFARPDSVICGQSVHEARLEAGRILAREHPAEADVVIGVPDSGLDAAMGYAEASGIPYGEGFVKNRYIGRTFITPDQKSRENAVRLKLGALKSQVAGKRVVMIDDSIVRGTTSRQIISLLRDAGATEVHFRVSSPTFISPCYFGTDIPDKENLIACHHSVEEIRQMTGADSLGFLSTQALDHLAPQAACGFCKGCFTEKYPVETPQA, encoded by the coding sequence ATGTCCATCCATGAGGAATGCGGAGTCTTTGGCATCTACGACCCCAACGGCGGCTGCGCACGCACCGCTTATTACGGCCTTTACGCGCTCCAGCACCGGGGCCAGGAGGCGGCGGGCATTGCCACGATCAATGACCGGGAGCTCTCCTACCACAAGGACCTAGGGCTGGTGGGCGACGTCTTTGACGACGAGACGCTGGAGCGGCTGAACGGCACCATGGCGGTGGGACACGTGCGCTATGCCACCACCGGAGGCGGGCGCCGGGAAAACGCCCAGCCCCTGACCCTCAAATATGTCAAAGGGACCCTGGCCGTGGCCCACAACGGCAACCTGGTGAATACGCCGGAGCTGCGCACCGGGTTTGAGTACAAGGGCGCCATTTTTCAGACCACTACGGATTCGGAGATCATCGCCTATGCCATTGCCCAGGAGCGCCTCCGCTGCCCCTCGGTGGAGGAGGCGGTATGCCGGGCCATGGAGGGCCTGCGGGGAGCGTTTTCCCTGATCGTGATGTCCCCGCGGAAGCTGGTGGCCGCCCGGGATCCATGGGGATTTCGGCCGCTGTGCATGGGCCGGCGGGGGGATGCCGTCGTCTTTGCCTCGGAATCCTGCGCGCTGGACGCGGTGGACGCGGTCTATGAGCGGGAGATCGAGCCTGGCGAGATCGCCGTGGTGGAGGACGGGAAGGTGCGCTTCATCCGGGAAAACTGTGAAGGCGCCACCTCCCATATGTGCATTTTTGAATATATCTATTTTGCCCGTCCCGATTCAGTGATCTGCGGTCAGAGCGTACATGAGGCCCGGCTGGAGGCCGGGCGTATCCTGGCACGGGAGCACCCGGCGGAGGCCGACGTGGTCATCGGCGTGCCGGACTCCGGCCTGGACGCTGCCATGGGATACGCTGAGGCGTCGGGTATTCCCTACGGCGAGGGTTTTGTCAAGAACCGCTACATTGGGCGGACCTTTATCACCCCCGACCAGAAGAGCCGGGAGAATGCGGTCCGGCTCAAACTGGGCGCCCTCAAAAGCCAGGTGGCGGGCAAGCGGGTGGTGATGATCGACGATTCCATCGTCCGCGGCACCACCTCCAGGCAGATCATCAGCCTCCTGCGGGACGCGGGGGCCACGGAGGTCCATTTTCGGGTCTCCTCACCCACCTTTATCTCGCCCTGCTATTTCGGCACCGACATCCCGGACAAGGAGAACCTCATCGCCTGCCACCACTCTGTGGAGGAGATCCGGCAGATGACCGGGGCGGACAGTTTGGGCTTTCTCAGCACACAGGCGCTGGACCACCTGGCGCCGCAGGCCGCCTGCGGCTTCTGCAAGGGATGTTTCACGGAGAAATACCCGGTGGAGACGCCGCAGGCGTGA
- the gatA gene encoding Asp-tRNA(Asn)/Glu-tRNA(Gln) amidotransferase subunit GatA, whose protein sequence is MELHALTALQLGEKIRAGEVSPVEAAQAALDRVRQEQGRNNAFITVLGDAALSEALETEKQLRAGARLSPLAGVPMGLKDNICTKGIKTSCASKILGDFAPPYDATLVQRLRAAGGVLLGKLNMDEFAMGSTSETSFYGPVRNPWGLTRVPGGSSGGAAAAVAAGECWYAVGSDTGGSIRQPAAYCGVTGMKPTYGTVSRYGLVAYASSLDQMGPIARTAADCAAVLDLIMGRDRRDGTSLEVESGGLLAGLTGDVRGMKIGLPADCFGEGLEPEVRACVLAAADVLRARGAQVEEFALPIMRYVVPAYYMIAAAEASSNLSRFDGVKYGWRAEGYEDLTDLYSKTRTEGFGSEVKRRILLGAFVLSAGYYDAYYKKALQVKAVIKRAYDEAFEKYDLLLTPVAPSTAPRLGESLDDPLKMYLSDIYTVPLNLAGLPGLSMPCGFDGGGMPIGAQLIGPALGEAKVLGAAHAFQLDTDYHTKMPKGGDAQ, encoded by the coding sequence ATGGAACTGCACGCACTTACCGCCCTCCAGCTGGGCGAAAAGATTCGGGCTGGAGAGGTCTCGCCGGTGGAGGCCGCGCAGGCCGCCCTGGACCGCGTCCGGCAGGAACAGGGCAGAAACAACGCCTTTATCACTGTGCTGGGCGACGCCGCGCTGTCCGAGGCCCTGGAGACGGAGAAACAACTGCGCGCCGGAGCGCGGCTGAGCCCGCTGGCCGGAGTGCCGATGGGGCTCAAAGACAACATCTGCACCAAAGGCATCAAGACCTCCTGCGCCTCTAAAATTCTGGGAGACTTTGCCCCTCCCTACGACGCCACCCTGGTCCAGCGGCTCCGCGCGGCGGGAGGCGTGCTGCTGGGGAAGCTGAACATGGATGAGTTCGCCATGGGCTCCACCTCCGAGACCTCTTTTTACGGACCTGTGAGGAACCCCTGGGGCCTCACGCGGGTGCCCGGAGGGTCCTCCGGCGGGGCGGCGGCCGCCGTTGCTGCGGGGGAGTGTTGGTATGCCGTCGGCTCCGACACCGGCGGCTCCATCCGTCAGCCGGCCGCCTATTGCGGCGTCACCGGCATGAAGCCCACTTACGGTACGGTGAGCCGGTATGGGCTTGTCGCCTATGCCTCCTCCCTGGACCAGATGGGGCCCATCGCCCGCACCGCCGCCGACTGCGCGGCGGTGCTGGACCTCATCATGGGGAGGGACCGCCGGGACGGCACCAGTCTGGAGGTGGAAAGCGGCGGCTTGCTTGCAGGGCTTACCGGCGATGTGCGGGGCATGAAGATCGGCCTCCCCGCCGACTGTTTCGGAGAGGGTCTGGAGCCAGAAGTCCGCGCCTGTGTCCTCGCGGCTGCGGATGTGCTGCGGGCCAGGGGGGCCCAGGTGGAGGAGTTCGCCCTGCCGATCATGCGGTATGTGGTGCCGGCCTACTATATGATCGCCGCCGCGGAGGCGAGTTCCAACCTCTCACGGTTCGACGGGGTGAAATACGGCTGGCGGGCGGAGGGATATGAGGACTTGACGGATCTCTACAGCAAGACCCGGACCGAGGGCTTCGGCTCGGAGGTCAAACGCCGCATCCTGCTGGGCGCCTTTGTGCTCTCCGCAGGCTACTACGACGCCTATTATAAAAAGGCCCTCCAGGTAAAGGCGGTCATAAAACGGGCCTATGACGAGGCGTTCGAGAAATATGACCTGCTGCTCACCCCCGTGGCCCCGTCCACCGCCCCCAGGCTGGGGGAAAGCCTCGACGATCCGCTGAAGATGTATCTCTCGGATATCTATACCGTGCCGCTCAATCTGGCGGGGCTGCCGGGGCTGAGCATGCCCTGCGGCTTCGACGGCGGCGGGATGCCCATTGGCGCCCAGCTCATTGGGCCCGCGCTGGGGGAGGCCAAGGTGTTGGGGGCCGCCCACGCGTTCCAACTGGACACCGACTATCACACCAAAATGCCCAAGGGAGGGGACGCGCAATGA
- the aspS gene encoding aspartate--tRNA(Asn) ligase, producing the protein MEFLKGMKKTERLELKDIIGGAHRNETVQVSGMVHAKRPVGGGLTFLKLRKRDGLLQCTCGERVDVSKVPEESAVVVTGRLREELRAPGGVELVAEGIEVLSRPAAVMPVPIPKAKLNVNLDTELGLRPVVLRHLRERSVFRVQECLGRAFRDYLRDQGFTEIHTPKIVHAGAEGGSNIFRLDYFGRKAFLAQSPQFYKQTMVGVYERVFELAPVFRAEKHSTARHLNEYTSMDFEMGFINSFEDVMAMETGFLQHAMALLREEYAQDVERLGIRIPDVSAVPCIRFDEAKRLAAERYGYSIRDPYDLEPEEEHAIGRYAREVWESDFVFVTHYPSKKRPFYAMDDPEDPQYTLSFDLLFRGLEVTTGGQRIHDYRAQVAKMEARGMDPADFESYLMAHRHGLPPHGGLGIGLERLTMQLCGLDNVRYACLFPRDLSRLEP; encoded by the coding sequence GTGGAATTCCTGAAAGGCATGAAAAAGACGGAGCGGCTGGAACTCAAAGACATCATAGGAGGTGCCCACCGGAATGAGACCGTTCAGGTCTCCGGCATGGTACACGCCAAGCGGCCGGTGGGAGGCGGCCTCACCTTTTTGAAACTGCGCAAGCGGGACGGGCTTTTGCAGTGTACCTGTGGGGAGCGGGTGGACGTGTCGAAGGTCCCGGAAGAGTCTGCTGTGGTTGTGACTGGGCGGCTTCGGGAGGAGCTCCGGGCCCCGGGCGGGGTGGAGCTGGTGGCAGAGGGGATAGAGGTGCTGTCCCGGCCTGCGGCAGTCATGCCGGTGCCCATCCCCAAGGCCAAGCTGAACGTAAACTTGGATACCGAGCTGGGACTTCGGCCCGTGGTGCTGCGGCATCTGCGGGAGCGCAGTGTGTTTAGGGTCCAGGAATGTCTGGGGCGCGCCTTCCGGGATTATCTCCGGGACCAGGGGTTTACCGAGATCCACACCCCCAAGATCGTACACGCCGGAGCGGAGGGCGGCTCCAACATCTTCCGGCTGGACTATTTTGGGCGGAAAGCCTTTCTGGCCCAGTCTCCCCAGTTTTACAAGCAGACCATGGTGGGCGTTTATGAGCGCGTCTTTGAACTCGCCCCCGTCTTTCGGGCGGAGAAGCACTCCACCGCGCGGCATCTCAACGAATATACCTCCATGGACTTTGAGATGGGCTTTATCAACTCCTTCGAGGACGTAATGGCCATGGAGACGGGATTCCTCCAGCACGCCATGGCCCTGCTGAGAGAGGAATACGCACAGGATGTGGAGCGGCTGGGCATCCGGATACCGGATGTGAGCGCGGTCCCCTGCATCCGCTTCGACGAGGCCAAGCGCCTGGCCGCAGAGAGATACGGGTATTCGATCCGGGACCCTTACGATCTGGAGCCGGAGGAGGAACACGCCATTGGACGATACGCCAGGGAGGTGTGGGAAAGCGACTTCGTTTTTGTCACCCACTATCCCAGCAAAAAGCGCCCCTTCTATGCCATGGATGACCCTGAAGACCCCCAATACACCCTCTCCTTCGACCTCCTCTTCCGGGGACTGGAGGTCACCACGGGGGGACAGCGCATCCACGACTACAGGGCGCAGGTGGCGAAGATGGAGGCACGGGGCATGGACCCGGCGGATTTTGAGAGCTATCTCATGGCCCATAGACATGGCCTGCCCCCCCACGGCGGCCTGGGCATCGGACTGGAGCGGCTGACCATGCAGCTATGCGGCCTGGACAATGTGCGGTATGCCTGCCTGTTTCCCAGAGATCTGAGCCGGCTGGAACCGTGA
- the gatB gene encoding Asp-tRNA(Asn)/Glu-tRNA(Gln) amidotransferase subunit GatB: MTWETVIGLETHVELATRTKIFCACTTEFGGAPNTHCCPVCTGMPGALPVMNEKVLEFAVKAGLALHCEITRYSKFDRKNYFYPDLPKAYQVSQLYLPIARNGAVPIKTGKTIRIHELHMEEDAGKLVHDPWIDQTRADYNRCGVPLIEIVTEPDFRSGEEVIAYLEKLRSTLQYLGVSDCKMQEGSLRCDVNLSVRPAGSQELGTRTEMKNLNSFKAIARAIAYEARRQIECMEEGKRIIQETRRWDENKDATFAMRSKENAQDYRYFPEPDIPPMEVTEDYLERLKAELPELAEEKMARYQREWSLPAYDTEMITGQKALADFFEETVALGAPPKQAANWIMGEVLRQLSAGGMEAKDMAFTPRTLARLIALVQTGRLNRNTAVKVFDAVFASDGDADAYVKEHGLEQVSDSGLVAAAVEKVFSANPKSIEDYRAGKEKAFGFLVGQVMRELRGQASPQVVNQIIRERLEQVK, translated from the coding sequence ATGACATGGGAAACGGTCATCGGCCTGGAGACCCATGTGGAGCTGGCCACCAGGACGAAAATATTCTGCGCCTGCACAACGGAATTCGGCGGCGCGCCCAACACCCACTGCTGCCCGGTGTGCACAGGCATGCCCGGCGCGCTGCCCGTCATGAACGAAAAGGTGCTGGAGTTTGCGGTGAAGGCCGGGCTGGCCCTGCACTGTGAGATCACCCGCTACAGCAAATTTGACCGGAAAAACTATTTCTATCCCGACCTTCCGAAGGCATATCAGGTCTCCCAGCTCTACCTGCCCATTGCGCGGAACGGCGCGGTGCCCATCAAGACGGGCAAGACCATCCGCATCCATGAGCTGCACATGGAGGAGGACGCGGGCAAGCTGGTCCACGACCCCTGGATCGACCAGACACGGGCAGACTACAACCGCTGCGGCGTCCCCCTCATTGAGATCGTCACCGAGCCCGACTTCCGCTCTGGGGAGGAGGTCATCGCCTATCTGGAAAAGCTGCGCTCCACCCTCCAGTATCTGGGGGTTTCCGACTGCAAGATGCAGGAGGGCTCTCTCCGCTGCGATGTAAACCTCTCCGTCCGCCCCGCGGGCTCACAGGAGCTGGGCACCCGCACGGAGATGAAGAACCTCAACTCCTTTAAGGCCATTGCCCGGGCCATCGCATATGAGGCCCGGCGGCAGATCGAGTGTATGGAAGAGGGAAAACGCATCATCCAGGAGACCCGCCGGTGGGATGAGAACAAGGATGCCACTTTTGCCATGCGCTCCAAGGAGAACGCCCAGGACTACCGATATTTCCCTGAGCCGGACATTCCGCCCATGGAGGTCACCGAGGACTATCTGGAGCGCCTGAAGGCAGAGCTTCCGGAACTGGCGGAAGAAAAGATGGCGCGGTATCAAAGGGAGTGGAGCCTGCCGGCCTATGATACCGAGATGATCACAGGGCAGAAGGCCCTGGCGGACTTTTTTGAGGAGACGGTAGCGTTGGGTGCGCCGCCCAAGCAGGCCGCCAACTGGATCATGGGGGAGGTGCTCCGGCAGCTCTCCGCCGGCGGGATGGAGGCAAAGGACATGGCCTTTACCCCCCGGACGCTGGCCCGCCTCATTGCGCTGGTCCAGACCGGTAGGCTCAACCGCAATACGGCCGTCAAGGTCTTCGACGCGGTGTTCGCTTCGGACGGCGATGCGGACGCCTATGTAAAAGAACATGGCCTGGAACAGGTCTCCGACTCGGGGCTGGTGGCTGCCGCGGTGGAGAAGGTGTTCTCCGCAAACCCCAAGTCCATCGAGGACTACCGGGCGGGGAAGGAGAAGGCCTTCGGCTTCCTGGTGGGGCAGGTCATGCGGGAGCTCAGGGGGCAGGCATCTCCCCAGGTGGTCAACCAGATCATCCGGGAAAGGCTGGAACAGGTGAAATAG
- the glnA gene encoding type I glutamate--ammonia ligase, whose product MAYTKEDIIRIVKEEDIEFIRMQFTDIFGQLKNVALTASQVEKAVNNQIMFDGSSIEGFVRIDESDQYLYPDLDSFVVFPWRPQHGKVARLICDVYNPDGTPFVGDPRSVLKKVLKKAESMGYDAFNVGPEAEFFLFQTDEEGKPTTKTNDEAGYFDLGPLDHGEGTRREICLALEQMGYEIEASHHEVAEGQHEIDFKYADALKAADNIMTFKLAVKTLAQKNGLHATFMPKPIFGVNGSGMHTNMSLFKNGKNVFYDANGEKGLSKEAYSFIAGLLAHVKGMAAVTNPLVNSYKRLVPGYEAPCYLAWSASNRSALIRIPAARGQSTRVELRSPDPACNPYLELAVCLAAGLDGIEKGMVPPAEITENIFAMDADARKAHGIESLPGSLEEAIKAMQEDQLILDTLGEHVAANYIEGKMKEWDEYRTRVSSWEREKYIINY is encoded by the coding sequence ATGGCGTACACCAAGGAAGACATTATCCGCATCGTCAAAGAAGAGGACATCGAGTTTATCCGCATGCAGTTCACCGATATTTTCGGTCAGCTCAAGAACGTGGCGCTCACCGCGTCTCAGGTTGAGAAGGCGGTCAACAACCAGATCATGTTCGACGGCTCCTCCATCGAGGGTTTTGTGCGGATCGATGAGTCCGACCAGTACCTCTATCCCGACTTGGATTCCTTTGTGGTATTCCCCTGGCGGCCTCAGCACGGCAAGGTGGCCCGCCTTATCTGCGACGTCTATAATCCCGACGGCACCCCCTTTGTAGGCGATCCCCGCAGCGTTTTGAAGAAGGTGCTGAAGAAGGCGGAGAGCATGGGCTATGACGCCTTCAACGTGGGGCCGGAGGCCGAGTTCTTCCTCTTTCAGACCGACGAGGAGGGCAAGCCCACCACCAAGACCAACGATGAGGCCGGTTACTTTGACCTGGGCCCTCTGGACCACGGCGAGGGTACGCGCCGCGAGATCTGCCTGGCGCTGGAGCAAATGGGCTATGAGATCGAGGCCAGCCACCACGAGGTGGCCGAGGGGCAGCATGAGATCGACTTCAAGTATGCCGACGCCCTGAAGGCTGCCGACAACATCATGACCTTTAAACTGGCGGTCAAGACGCTGGCCCAGAAGAACGGGCTGCATGCCACCTTTATGCCCAAGCCCATTTTTGGTGTCAACGGCTCCGGCATGCACACCAATATGTCCCTCTTCAAGAATGGTAAGAATGTGTTTTATGACGCCAACGGTGAAAAAGGACTGTCCAAGGAGGCGTACAGCTTCATCGCCGGCCTGCTGGCCCATGTGAAGGGCATGGCCGCCGTCACCAACCCGCTGGTGAACTCCTATAAGCGCCTGGTGCCTGGCTATGAGGCCCCCTGCTATCTGGCTTGGTCCGCATCCAACCGCTCCGCCCTGATCCGGATCCCTGCCGCCCGCGGACAGTCCACCCGTGTGGAGCTCCGCTCTCCCGACCCGGCCTGCAACCCCTATCTGGAGCTGGCCGTCTGCCTGGCCGCCGGCCTGGACGGCATTGAAAAGGGGATGGTCCCTCCTGCGGAAATCACCGAGAATATTTTCGCCATGGATGCGGACGCCCGCAAGGCCCACGGTATCGAGAGCCTGCCCGGCTCCCTGGAGGAGGCCATCAAGGCTATGCAAGAGGATCAGCTCATCCTGGATACGCTGGGCGAGCATGTCGCCGCCAACTATATCGAGGGCAAGATGAAGGAGTGGGACGAGTACCGCACCCGTGTGAGCTCCTGGGAGCGCGAGAAGTACATCATCAACTATTAA
- a CDS encoding uracil-DNA glycosylase gives MLNWTELESACRSCQKCALCETRHNVVFGEGNRDAEVMFIGEGPGEQEDLTGHPFVGRAGQFLDDMLSIIDLDRSQYFIGNVVKCRPPQNRDPLNVEMDACIGYLRNQVALIRPKIIVCLGRIAATRLIREDFKITKEHGQWFDRAGVHMMAIYHPSALLRDPRKRPESFEDLKKLQAKIREVCTHTG, from the coding sequence ATGCTGAATTGGACGGAACTGGAGTCTGCCTGCCGCTCCTGCCAAAAGTGCGCCCTCTGTGAGACCCGGCACAACGTGGTCTTTGGCGAGGGGAACCGGGATGCCGAGGTCATGTTCATCGGCGAGGGTCCGGGTGAACAAGAGGACCTGACGGGGCACCCCTTTGTGGGCCGCGCCGGTCAGTTCCTGGACGATATGCTCTCCATCATCGACCTAGACCGCTCCCAATACTTCATTGGCAATGTGGTCAAATGCCGTCCCCCACAAAATCGCGACCCGCTGAACGTGGAGATGGACGCATGCATCGGCTACCTCCGCAATCAGGTCGCGCTCATCCGACCGAAAATCATCGTCTGTCTGGGCCGCATTGCCGCCACCCGCCTCATTCGTGAGGATTTCAAGATCACCAAAGAGCACGGGCAATGGTTCGACAGGGCCGGCGTCCACATGATGGCGATCTACCACCCCTCCGCACTGCTCCGCGACCCCCGCAAGCGTCCGGAATCCTTCGAGGATCTCAAAAAGCTCCAGGCCAAAATCCGCGAGGTCTGCACCCACACTGGTTGA